Part of the Nicotiana sylvestris chromosome 2, ASM39365v2, whole genome shotgun sequence genome, tatactagagagaaaagtgtttcccctgtgcttgattttgaagttgttcggtatgcccacaTCACTTCGGgtaatatttctctccattttcctttagcgctttccaacttcttttttaagttttggatgatggttttgtttgtggactcggcctaGCCGTTTGCACATCGGTGGTAAGGCGTtgacaggattctcttgattttttgatcctcaaggaactgtgttacttTGCTTCCGATGAACTGCCTCCCATTATCGCATGTTATCTCAGAAGGAATACCGAATCGGCACATAATGTGATCCCaaatgaagtcaatgacttctttttctcttatcttctcgaaggcctgcgcttccacccatttggagaaatattcagtcataaataaaatgaatttagctttacctggcgaCGTTGGTaggggtccgacgatgtccattccctatttcatgaatggcctTGGCGATAAGACCGAATGTAGCTATTCGCCAGGTTGGTGAATCATAGGGGaaaatctctggcatttgtcgcaCTTTCAGACGAattccttagtgtctttttccatgttgtcccagtaGTAGCCTGCCCTGATCACCTTTCGTACTAAGGAATCAACGCCGGAATGATTTTCACAAGTACTCTCGTGGATTTCTCGGAGTACATAGTATGTGTCCCCTGGCCCCAGACATAATGCTAGGGGGCCATCGAAGGTTCTTCTGTATAGAGTCCCATTTTCATCGAGCGAGAACCGGGttgctttggttcgcagggccctcgattcctttgggtCAGCGGGTAATTTTCCATCTTTCAGATAGTCaatgtatttatttctccaatcccatgttaggctagtagaattaatctcggcatgaccttcctcgaccatTGATTTGGACAGCTGAATAACAGCCCTACggagtaggtcatcttcttcaacagatgatcccaggtttgTGAGGGCATTGGCCTCGTTGTTCTGCTCACGAGGTATGTGGAccagagtccattctttgaaacAGCGCAATgtgatttggattttgtccaaatacctttgcatcctATCTTCTCGGACCTCGTAGCTCCCATTCACGTGATTTACTACCAAGAGTGAATCGCATTTTGCTTCGACGAACTCAGCTCCCAGGCCTTTGGCCAAttccagacctgcaatcatagcctcatactcagcttcattgttagtcaattttgcagtttttatagattgcctgatTATGCCACCCGTGGGTGGCTACAGGACTATACCGAGCCCGGATCCTCTTACGTTTGTGGCGCCGTcggtgaacagggtccataccccaGAAGATGTGCCTGATTTTAGTAAGAtttccttttctacctcgggcacgaggaAGGGTGAGAAGTCCGCCACGAAGACCGCCAGAATCCgggacttgatggtcgttcggggttgatactcgatatcataccccccgagtttgatggcccatttggccaatcagcCAGATAGTTCAGGCTTGTGCAATATGCTTCGGAAAGGGTACGTTGTTAAAATGTAAAtacggtggcattgaaaatagggtttcAGTTTTTgtgatgcgcttattaatgcaagatctaatttttctaggtgcggatacctggtttcggcatcccctagggtctgacttacataataaataggaaattgcgtaccttgctcttctcgaactagcacaCCGCTATCTTAGATACGACCAGGTACAaatacatcatttcatcctcttTTGGCGTGTGGAGCAAATGCGGACTAGTCAGATACCGCTTCAGTTCCTCTAAGGCGTGTTGGCATTCCATAGTCCACtagaagttgtttttctttttgagtaaagagaagaaatggTGACTCTTGTCCGACGACCTTGTTATGAATCTGCCTAGAACCGCTATTCGCCCTGTCAGTTGTTGCACGGCCTATACATTATTTACCActgtgatttcttcgatggccttgattttgtcggggttgatttcGATCCCCCTGTTCaataccatgaagcctaagaatttgcccgaacccactccgaaggcacatttctcgggattgagcttcatgttgtaacttctgaggatgtcgaatgtttcctACAAACGAGTCAAATGATCCTCTGCGCGCAGAGATTtaactaacatgtcatcaatataaaattctatggatttgcctatttgatgctcaaacattttattaactagacgtTGGTACGTAGCCCCTGTGTTTTTCAGCCCGAAGGGCATGACATTGTAATAGTAGGTATcatacttcgtgatgaacgaagtcttttccctatcctcggggttcatctaaATTTGGTTATACCCTGAGTAGGaatcgagaaaggtgagggtctcaTGGCCGaccgtagcatcgatcagacgattAATGTTAGGCAATGGGAAAGAATCCTTGGGGAAcgccttatttaaatctttataatctacgcacattcttaacttatttccttttttgggAACTACCACTACGTTGTCCTgccattcgggatactttacctctctgatagaccctattttaaggagtttcgttacctcgtccttgatgaatgcatgttttacttcgaactggggtcttcttttttgcttcaccggtttaaacctggggtcgaCACTCAATCGGTGGGTGGTTATTTTCGGAGGGATTCCTGTCATATTTAAATGGGACCAAGAAAAATAGTCGATGTTGTTATTAAGGAATTGAATGAGGTTTTTCTTGAGTTCTAGAGTTAGTCCCATTCtcaggtataccttccgatccgggagatgctcgatcaaaacagcttgctccagttcttcaattgttgattttgttGCATCCGACTCTTCGGGGGAAACGAAATTTTGAGGGGCGAGGAAATCTTCTTCATCGTCCTTAGGGGTCTGTATGCTCCTACACTCATCCGAGGTGGAGTGCATGGGGCTCGGTGCCTCCTTGTAAGCTGTGAACATTTCTTTTGCCGCATGTTGTTATCCATGTATGGTTGTTATGCCATATTTTGTTGGAAATTTTATCATCTAGTGCAGAGTTGATGGCACCGCCCTCATATTATGTATCCACGGCCTGCCAAGCaatgcgttgtacctcatgtcaccaaTGATGACGTGGAACTTGGTATTCTGAACTGTACCAGACATGTCAATCGGGAGGATGATCTCTCCCTTCGTTATTTCGCCGGCCATATTGAAGTCGTGGAGGACCCGGGAGGCGGGTACGATTTGATCGAGCAACCCAAGTTGTTCTACTACCTTCGACCTGATTATGTTGaccgagctgcctggatccacgagcacataTTTAATTCGAACGTTGCTTAAAAGAAATGAAATTACTAGCGTATCATTGTGTGGTTCTGATAGGATCTCAAGATCCTTCTCGCTTAATGTGAGGGTGTCTTCAGTCATGCGGTCTCGGATCGGCCCCTCGATTGCAGCGGATATTTTTATCCGTTTGATCACGGGTCCTTGGGGAATGTCTCTCTTTTTGTCCAGGTTGGATGTTTTCGAGTTTCCCGCTGAATTTCTCAGCGCGCTCCCTGGTTAATGTGAGGACCGATGTTAACGTCCTGAGCATCGTACGAGATCGTACCCTTGGGAATTAGCTCCGGTGtgttctcagggtttcgtggtggcacACCCGTACCTGGAATAACCGTACCGTCCTTCCCATAGTTTTTAGGTTGTTGTTTTCGGGCACACTTACTGGTTTaggcattttgacctgaaatcaaagatcttggacaagaaaaagtgtgaaagataacttgcattgtgtAGTAAAACcacaagaaaataatcattattatttttagccccacggtgggcgccaaactgtttaccatgaaaatggtaataacaattaaatttgatttagtggttctaaaaatacgtgatctatttttatgctagttgttaggtagttgatgctatgtgaaagacttggAAACGAGATAAGAGTTTGAGAGTAAGGCGATAACCAAACCGAAAAGTAAAcagtcggggcctcgagcttgtcgattcgggggcctcggggtcgattatgatgctcggctgggagctatcgggGGTGATCGATGGGTGACTGACAGTTAGAATAAATTCAATGtcggctctttatgaccaataataaGCAATGAATGGAGAACAATAGATAGAACACGATAAATATAGGCAATAAATGGAGCAATGAAATctagagaatgtgttagagagcagagagaatgttctagtGTATTTAGCATGGAGCAATAGATGTTTACATAATGATAAGGATctcctttatataagagggggaatcctaacatagtacaaaatacattaattacaaagatatggagatgtgaCAGCTAGTTGACGCCCTGATTCGGGTTTAGACTAGTCTGACAgactttgtcggctctagctGTATGCCTTGGAAACTCCCCACTTTTCCATCATAGCTGTTTGTCTGCATCGCCCCGAGGTCGAACATCGATAACCCTCGAGGATGAATCTCGACCCTAGTCTCGAACCTTGTGAAATGCGCTTACGAGGCACCATAATgacggaaaattggaccctccgattttaccgtatacacaaATGTATGTTGAGAAAATGTTATGTGTATTAAGATAATTATGCATGTCTTAACAAAATCATCTAAGGTGTAAATACATGTCTTTTGTTTCCAAAATGCATGCGCAATAATCAGATCTGCCAAGccgttttttctcttcttttcactCCTAAATATTCACATCGTATTTTTGTGGAATTTCAATTTTTGTAGCATTTGAGTTTCGATAGGCATTGTATATCTTGAACAAAATCTGTCATTGACACACCTAACATCAACGTAGCGGGAGTATAAATTCACTTGAGAACAGTAAATACACCATCAGAATTAACTATCTGTTTCCTGCAACTTGTTTCCAACATTTAATTTAGTCGCAATTCCAAAAGTTTGTTAGTTTACTAGAATGTTAAGGTCTTATTGCCAATAATTAGTTCCATTTTCAGGGTAGAAAGAAGAGAAAGTGGGAGTCTGGCTGATGCTTACCACTATTTCATATCCTAATCCATGCAAATGCTAACACAAATCTCACAACTAGAATTCTCTCCGAGCTTTGAAATCGTCAACAAATTAAGTTCTTGTCAAATATTGATcatagaataaaaaaaaactgaCCCAATCCACCTCTCGTATTTCATTTGaacttttctttttaaattagAGCATAAAGTACTTTGTTTGACCAAATGGCTTGTCTTCCCTAGCATTGTTTATAGGTCTAATGACCTCCACAATCTCCTTCCATGATATACTAATTGACTATTCAAAGCAGGACCTTTCCTCTTATTTCCATTTTATGTCTCAACAATTATTTGATTCGTAAAGAAGTACAACGTAGTGTACAAGGCATTTTGTGTTTACAGGAGGGTGTGGGGAAGGGCCGCACTCATGGAATGTGATGTAAACGGTCTATTCTAATACAAATATTAGTGATTGCTTTTACGGCTCGAATTCGTGACATACAGATCACACTGTATGTCACGAAGATAACTTTACTTTATCTCCGAGGCTCCTTTTTTCTTATAGAAGTGCAGTTTAACAAAATGTCTGGAAAAGGCGTAAGGTAGCATTCTTTTCTCTGTTCCCAAAGGTAGTTTTGGTGAAGTTCTATGTAAATTATTATATGTGGATTTAAACCTGAGAAGATATATATTGCTAATGTCATTGCATTTTGGGGAAGACTCAAACTTTAGGGTGGTCAACTGATGTCTCCCTGGGACAGTGAGAATCCAAGACAGGATTATTATGTTAAATCATCTTTTGCACAATACGGTCAACATTCAAAAAGATATACATATATCCATTTATGCTTAAAGAATATAGGGATATATAGACTTCTTGACAATTACCTCTTGTCTTTTTGACATGCCATTTCTTGAGTCCTGGCCGTGCATTAATAGAAGATATATAACTAGTCTCTTCTAAACTTTATTCTAGTCTTATCTTATAGGGGAAATTGCACCCATAAAAGATGGGAGAGCCTCTTCCTTTTAACTTAATTTGATTGTTTTGGGGTCTGATCATAATTTTTTGATACTTTCCACTAAATTAAGATAAGATAAGATCACATGGTCTTCTCTAGCTAATGCATTGAATCAGACTATCAGAGATTAACGAAGTGCCAAGTTTATCAATTTAAGATATGAGTTGGATATATATTAGTAGAATGAAGGCTATTTGAGCCCTGTTTTGATGAGTTTCTCTAGTACCCTATCCATTCCACTAATTAGACTTTTATAATTTCAGGAGCCTAATCAGAAGGATTACAGAAGTCACTTAGATACAACCTCTATCTATCCTCATTTTCTGTTCATGTCATTTGACTGATAtccacttttttttaaaaaaaaatcttaaagcTAGCTAAATTGATGGTATTGGAGAGGGTGCTGAGGCATTAAATTAATCAGGGATTGCTCAATTTCTATGGTTCCCTGTCTCTTTAGAATTCAGAACTTTAATAGATGTAAAAGAGAAGGTTGTTCTAACATTATAAGCATAAAGGCTAGTTATACACTATGGCGGAGccatgatttttactaaaagatgtaaaaatataaaaaaaatatacaaaaaagcCTGAGGGAATCAACATATAATAATATATGCATATAAAAAAATTATCGAGCCACACGGTATAATTTTCTCGGCGAAGGGGTGTCACCTATGTATAAGGTGGCTCTGTCACACTTATACAAACCATGAATAAATACTGAAACTGTGCCCTCTCCATGCCAAAAATAATTAGCACCGATTCTCTATCAGTGCAATTTAACTGGTTATAATAGGTTCTCACTTTATTACTATATCAGCCTTTAATTTGGTATAAATAGTTATATATTGTTATTATATAGGTTAGTTTTACTTAATGTCCTATGGTGTAATAACTGCTAGTGTCCAGAAACCTAATAAATCATAGCTAATATATGTAAATGTTGAGCTCCACTACCCAGTGGCGAAGCCACATGGTAATAAGGGCGGTCAACTGACCATCCTTGTCGAAAATTTGTATtgtgtatataagtaaaatattatgttttagaggtatataatacATATTGAACACCTTTTGTCGGaaatttttttcacttcttttaaatTTGAACACCCTTAATAGGTTGTCAATTTAGGAAACGCAAGTGAGCACATAGTGAAAATCTTCTCTCAGTAGCATATGCTCAGTGCGTCAAAAGAACTTTTTAATTAAGAATAAAGAGAAATTTTCTTTCACTAATTTCATTGCAGGTTGAATATTTCCCCAGTAATTGTAAATTAGGCAAATGATACATAAATGAAGGTTTCCAAATTAACCATCATAATATCAAAAGGATATGTAGTAAGATAAGAATTTAGGGATCAATGAAATTAGAGCTACTAGATCCTGGTAAAGGCATATATTTGCTTTTATCATGATTACCACTATATAGAAAGGACTTGCAAAACTATTCAAACATAAAGCGGTTGATAATAGGTAGAAGTTTTACTAGTAAATATTATTCAGCCAAATAAAGTTGGAATCCAACTCATTATTCACATCCAATTAATTAGTTGGTTGTTGCACTCATCCTTTTTCAGTCTCTCGTGTTCAGATCAAAGAGTCACAACGCACAAGGTTCGCCACAAAACGACTATTGTTTCTTCTCTTTGATGATGAGATTCCCAAAAGCTGCTCAACCTTTTTCTGTATGCCAAACACCACCAATTTTCAGAATATAATGCTAAAATGCCTTTCCACTTGTCATTCTATTAGCATGTAAGCTGACATGCAAGAACATAGTGAACATGCCCAAAACAATAATTCAACTTATACTACACATCAACAATGTTAAAGAAGTTCTAATTTAAACTATATCTTAATTTGTTGTTATAGATAAGtaatttgttttttttagttACGAATTTCATTTTATTGGATGACTACTTGTATATAGTTATCTTTCTATGATTTTATTAGGGTAGAAGTCTATATCACATTTCATGGAGTGCGATCCTTTCTTTAAACCATATGTAAATACGGAATATTTCATGCATCGTGCCTTTTTTAACCATGTGGTTTCAGCATTTCTTGTCATGCTTAATTCTTTTAGTGACATCATCACAGTAACATTGACGTTAAAATTGGTAGTATTAGATACGGATAATAGGGGATGACGTAGTGGTCTAATGTTAGGACCATGATCATTCTAGGATTTCAACTAGTCTATTTGTGGGTGCTGGTATAAAGTGGCAAAATCACTAGCAAACTCCTCCTCCAAGCAGGCCACATAATTGGTTAATTCACCCTAAAAATCTATAATTTAATTAATCTAGCTAACTAGTTATTGCTTCAGTTGCTGTTCCTATTCACATGTCATATATGATTCATTTGTTCGAATTAATTGTGCCAAGTGCCAACGCGTCATTGGCCAGTCGACacctttttcttattttgtagATCACTACATCGGAGCTACAGTTCTTTCGGTTTTCCCATATTTTATATTTGAATTATAAAgttcattgaatatatatatatttataaataatataatCAAAATCCAGTAAGTTGTCAAGAGAGCCTATCAAAATGTGTTCTTTTCCCTTCCCTATTCTGACCTTATCTGTTTTTCAAGTGTTACCATGTTATTAATGAACACATTAATGAATGTCCTCCTTGCATATTAATTGTTCATGCCTCCTGTGTTGCAATTGAATTGACGCTATTGAGGCAGACAAATTAAGAACTATTTTTGCTAgacaaagatttttttttttatatcaaCATTACATATGAATTAATTAATTACGTAGTTGATTAAGTTTAACCGGCCCTTCCCTGTACCTCGTGCACACCAAGTGCACTAAGCTATCCTCTTTATTAAGTTTGTTTAACAAGGACTAGTCTTTTATCCAATGCAGCTGTGCTCTTTTTTGTAATAAGCCATTCTTAAACTTTTCAGTACTAACAAGAAAAAGATGTCACTTATTGGAGGAAGGCGGGAAGATCTCCAAGTGTGAATTACTAGTATTTTATACAAATATTGAGTGTTAGAGCCATGTTATAGTAACCCTTTTTGGACATTTGTTCACGTGATTAGTGATCCAACAACCCACACATTAAAATGGAGACTCCACTAATCACCCTTTTTCATGCAAATTAAACTCTAGAAAAAACTGCCTATAATCTATGTCAGATGCCATAGGCTTGAGATTAATTAATTTCCAATTTAAAACATAAGTTTGGTACGTTTCGGTTTCTAAAATTCACACCTTATAGATAATGGGTTTGTTCATAAAGCGCTTtgccacaactataaatagataGGTGCGTCGTGTACTTACACTCTTAACTTACTCTCTTGTCTCCAAATTGGTGTCTTTTTTAGCTTAATCCAAAGATGATGTTTTCCCAATATTCTCTGCTTCTTattatttccttatttattttagagcCATTAGAAGTTGTTGGACGTTCTCATCAATTGTCCAATAACAAGAAGTCTGATTCTTCATTGGGCAGTCAGGATCTTGTAACTGATTTGCCAGGACAACCTAGTGTAAACTTCAGACATTATGCTGGACATGTGACAGTAAATGAGAACAATGGAAGAGCACTCTTCTACTGGTTCTACGAATGCTCAGTTTCACCTGAGGACAAACCTTTAGTGCTTTGGCTTAATGGAGGTAAAACAAATTAAATTTAATAAATTTATGACCTACATCATTTGCAGTCTGCTATAGTTGATAGAGTACTTAAATATATGAACTTTTGGTTTCACTAAGATGGTTTCTTAGACATGCCAACTTTGCATGGTACTAAAGAGTATGTTATTCATGTATCTACAAAGTAAATCTTAAGGACAAATCTTGGATTGAGAAAATGGATATTTGAATTCGGCGCTATCTTTAATTTTGACCACTTTCAACATTATTCAAGCTTGGTATACGAGAGAAATAAATTCTCTTTGACTGAAAAGAAGTttggaaaagaagagaagagattTCTTATCAATGTCTTTAACTCCAATTGCCTTTAGAGAGTCCACTATATATCGATAGTCACTAAAATATAGATGTCCAACAAAAGCgttcacacacacatatatatataatcagaTATCAGATATgaccttttattttttttttcatttcatattaataactatatattATTTGGTCTTTTCTGATATGAGCTTCACAATATTTCAGGACCGGGATGCTCTTCTGTGGGATATGGAGCAACTCAAGAGATAGGGCCTTTTCTTGTGGACTCTGATGGTTTTGGCCTAACACTTAATCCTTATTCATGGAACAAAGGTTTGATCTTTATTATCCAATAAACTAGTTTACATGCATGCATTTCTGCTTGAAATCATTTTCAATAATCTAAATTATAATGAAGCAGAAGCAAACTTGTTGTTCTTGGAATCTCCAATTGGTGTTGGATTTTCATACTCAAATACAAGTGGTGATTATCATAACCTTGGAGATGATTTCACAGGTGAGATTCATGATTCATTTGTCATTCCTTCCCATTACTTTCTTCAGCAATATCTGTCATCTTTCAATATGATATCTCTATTTGTTCAGAAATATCTTGTGTGATATTGATATTTTGTCTTAATTACTAATTTTCAGTTATCTGTCATCTTTCATAAGTGTAATGCTCATTTATTTATTCCTCAAGAAATATCTTACATGACGCTGATATTTTGTcttatttctaattttaattcgTCCTTTTTCATCTAACATTTTCTGGACTATTTTACCAGCCAATGACACGTATACTTTTCTGCACAATTGGTTTCTCAAGTTCCCATCATATAGAAAACGGGCCTTTTATATTGCTGGAGAGAGTTATGCAGGTAATTTACCATAACTATCTTCTACCAGAGACTACTAACATAACTGTAAAAAAAATTGCACCTACTAATTACATTTTTCATGGTTCTATTGGCAGGAAAATATGTTCCTGAGTTGGCTGAAGTCATTGTTGACAAGAATAAAGACTCTTCCCTTTTCATTGATCTAAGAGGAATCCtggtatgtgtgtgtgtatatatatatatatatatatatatggtcctTCTACACCTATTTTCAGTTGATAAATGAATTTAACTTAATAAAAATGTTGTTATGTGTGCAGCTGGGTAACCCTGAAACCTGTGATGCAGAGGACTGGAAAGGTCTAGTGGATTATGCTTGGAGCCACGCTGTCATATctgacgaaactcacaaaattaTTTCAGATTCCTGTGATTTTAACAGTGATGACACGTGGAGCAATCAGACTTGTAGTCAGGCTGTAGATGAAGTGCTTAAACAGTACAAGGAGATTGATATCTACAGTCTCTATACATCAGTCTGCATAAGAGATACTGCTAGTTCACAACAGCAAACACAAGTTTTATTCGATAGCAAGTCCAAGATGGTAACTCAATATTTAATTGCATGAATTTGTCTATTTGACACAGGAGTTAGCCTTTTCGTGTAAATATAT contains:
- the LOC104246448 gene encoding serine carboxypeptidase-like 31 encodes the protein MMFSQYSLLLIISLFILEPLEVVGRSHQLSNNKKSDSSLGSQDLVTDLPGQPSVNFRHYAGHVTVNENNGRALFYWFYECSVSPEDKPLVLWLNGGPGCSSVGYGATQEIGPFLVDSDGFGLTLNPYSWNKEANLLFLESPIGVGFSYSNTSGDYHNLGDDFTANDTYTFLHNWFLKFPSYRKRAFYIAGESYAGKYVPELAEVIVDKNKDSSLFIDLRGILLGNPETCDAEDWKGLVDYAWSHAVISDETHKIISDSCDFNSDDTWSNQTCSQAVDEVLKQYKEIDIYSLYTSVCIRDTASSQQQTQVLFDSKSKMMPRIMGGYDPCLDDYTASFYNRPDVQKALHVHHLKNWSICNMSIFGNWSDSKESVLPIYHKLIDAGLKIWVYSGDTDGRVPVLSTRYSLSALGLPITRKWRPWYHQKQVGGWVQEYKGLTFATFRGAGHAVPTFKPSESLAFFTSFLNGQSLPFQRI